From Pararhizobium sp. A13:
TGGCGACGCTGTCCTTCCAGCGCGGCATTCCGGGCGGACAACTGGGCGAGGGGGCCGCGATCGCCGTGGCGATGATCCCGTTCCTGCTTGCTGCCATCATGTTCAGCTTCTTCGGCCTGCAACGCCGCAAATGGCAGCAGGGCGGCCAGGATTGATTGGGGGAGAATGACGATGACCACGACCGTGAAATCCGAAGACGCCGTTCTCACCGACGATGTACAGGGCATGACCTATCTCAACCGCCTGCCGCGCAGGATCGTGATGGTCTATCTGCCGATGGCGGTGTTCGTCTTCGTGCTGCTCTTTCCGTTCTACTGGATGGCGATCACGGCGGTGAAGCCGAATTCGCAGCTGACCGACTATAACAACTACAGCCCCTTCTGGGTGGTCGGCCCGACGCTCGATCATATCAAGTACCTGCTGTTCGAGACCTCCTATCCGGGCTGGCTGTGGAACACGATGCTGGTGGCGACCTGCGCGACGTTTCTCTCGCTCGCCGCTTCGGTCTTTGCGGCCTACGCGATCGAGCGGGTGCGGTTTTCGGGCTCGCGGCCGGTGGGTCTGATGATCTTTCTCGCCTATCTCGTGCCGCCCTCGATCCTGTTCATTCCGCTAGCCTTCATCGTCTTCAAGTTCGGCATCTACGATTCCAAGCTGGCGCTGATCTTCACCTATCCGACCTTCCTCATTCCCTTCTGCACCTGGCTGTTGATGGGCTATTTCCGGTCGATCCCGTTCGAACTCGAGGAGAGCGCGCTGGTGGACGGCGCGACGCGCTGGCAGATCCTGATAAAGATCATCCTGCCGCTTGCCGTCCCCGGACTGATCTCGGCCGGTATCTTCGCCTTCACGCTTTCCTGGAACGAGTTCATTTATGCGCTGACCTTCATCCAGTCTTCGGAAAACAAGACCGTGCCCGTCGGCGTGCTGACGGAACTGGTCCGCGGCGACGTGTTCGAATGGGGAGCGCTGATGGCGGGCGCGCTGTTCGGCTCGCTGCCGGTGGTGATCCTTTATTCCTTCTTCGTCGACTATTACGTGTCGTCCATGACCGGGGCGGTGAAGGAATGAAGACCCTCAAGTACGACAGCGCGTTCAATCGTGGTCGTGGTCGTGATGCGACGGCAGGTCGAGGCCGAAGGTCTTGGTGAGATCGGCCACCTGCGCCGGGCTGAGATAACGGGGGTTGAGGTTGCGCAGCAGCAGATAGAGCTTCGCCGTCTCCTCCAGTTCCTCCGTCGCGAAAACCGCCGCCTCCAGGCTGTCGCCGGCAACGACCGGCCCGTGATTGGCCAGAAGCACCGACGAATATTTCCCCGCCAGCCCGCGGATCGCGTCGGCCACGGCCGGATCGCCGGGACGGTAATAGGGCACCAGCGCGGTTTCGCCGGCACGCATGAGATAATAGGGCGTCATCGGCGGCAGGGCGGCGCGCGGATCGATCTCCGGCAGCATGGTCAGCGCCACCGCGTGGGTGGAGTGAAGATGGACAATGGCGCGGGCGCTGCCGCGTGTGTCATAGAGGGCAGTGTGAAGCGGAATTTCCTTGGTCGGCTTGTCGCCGGACAGAAGCCGGCCTTCGGCATCCAGCCGTGAGATGCGGGCCGGGTCGAGGAAGCCGAGCGAGGCGTTCGTCGGCGTCACCAACCAGCCGCCATCCTCCAGCCGCTGCGATATATTGCCTGACGAACCGGGCGTCAGCCCGCGCTCGAACAGCGAGCGGCCGTAGCGGCAGATTTCCTCACGCAGGCGCGCGTCTGACATTGCAGTTCCTCCGGTATTAGGCGGTTGCCCCTTCGATCAGTTCAAAACCGAGATCGACGACCTGGGGTGGCGCATTGGTGACGACCAGCTGTGCTGCCACTTGTCCGGTCGCGACGCGCGGCGTGCGGATGGTCGACAGCGGCTGCGGCGTCGCGCGGCCGATATCGAGGCCGTTATAGCCGAAAATGGCGAGCTGCGAGGGGATCGAAATCCCCCGCGCCAGACAATGAAAATAACCGCCCAGCGCCATGTCGTCGTTTGAGAAATAAACGGCGTCGAGATCGGGCGTTCGGGCGAGCAACAGCTCCAGCCCCAGCCTCCCGTTCTCCACGGACGATGCTCCGGAGAGAATTTCGCGGTCGGCGAGGGGCGCATCGCCCGCCGCGAGCGTTTCGCAAAAGCCGGAAAACCGCTTGCCGGCGCGGGTATCGCGGTTGAGGTCGTGACCGACATAGCCGATCCGGCGATAGCCCCTCTTGAACAGAAAGGCGGCACTTTCGCGTCCGGCCGCGCGGTTCGAGAAACCGACCGCCATATCGAGAGCATTACCGTCCACATCGAGCATTTCCACGATCCGGCAACCGCTCGCGCGCAGCATCTTCACTGTGCCCTCGGTGTGCTCGTATCCCGCCAGCATGACCGCCGCCGGCCGCCAGGCGAGCATCGCGGCCGCAAGCGCTTCCTCCTTCTCCGGATCATAATCGGTGACGGAGAAAACCGCCTGGTACCGGTTTTCCTCGAGAATGGCACTGGCGCCGCGCAGCACATCGGGAAAGACGATGTTGGACAGCGAGGGAATGACGAAGGCTACAAGACGCGAACCGGTGGAGGCCAGCGTTCCCGCGATCCGGTTCGGCACATAGCCCAGCCGCTCGACCGCAGCCATCACCCGGTCCCGGGTCTTGCCGGAAAACGAACCGTGGTTGCGCAGCACGCGCGACACCGTGCTCTCGCCGACACCGGCCGCGTCTGCGACCTCGGCAAGCGTTACCGTCGCCTGATGTTTGAATTCCACAGTCACTCTTGAACCCAGCGCTTTCGGGCGGCTTCCTCACCGGCGGCATGTCCACGCGATGATGCACCGGCACCATTTTTCACCGCTGCCGCCAAGAAGCAAGATTTTTTTGGCAGCGCTACCAATTTCATGTTGGCAGCGCTGCCAAAATGGATTAATGAAAATGGCAGCGCTGCCAAAAAATGGCTTGGCGTGCCGCGGGAGGACCGACAGGAGACCGCGGCAACAATTGGAGGAGAGAAATCATGACGCTGCAAACGCAGGCGCCAGTCGATGGCGCGTACGCCGCACAGGCGGTGGAAGACCGTGCCTATGGCAAGGTATTCTGGAGAATCGTTCCCTTTTTGATGCTGTGCTACGTGGTCGCCTATCTCGACCGCGTCAATGTCGGCTTCGCCAAGCTGCAGATGTCGAGTGAACTCGGCCTCTCGGAGGCGGCCTACGGCATCGGCGCAGGCATTTTTTTCATCGGCTATTTTCTGTTTGAAGTGCCGAGCAACATCATCATGAACAAGGTCGGCGCGCGGGTGTGGATTGCCCGTATCATGGTCACCTGGGGCATCATTTCCGCCGCCTTCATGTTCACCTCGTCTGAAACCGTCTTTTATGTCCTGCGTTTCCTGCTGGGCGTCGCCGAAGCCGGATTTTTCCCCGGCATCATTCTATACCTGACGTCCTGGTATCCGGCGCACCGCCGCGCCAAGATCATCACCACGTTCATGTCGGCGATCCCGATATCCGCCATTTTCGGCAACCCGCTTTCGGGCCTCTTGATGGACAGCTTCCACGGAACGCACGGTCTTTCCGGCTGGCAGTGGATGTTCCTCATCGAGGCCATTCCGGCCATCCTTTTCGGCGTCGCCACGTTCTTCTACCTCGATGATAACATCCGGGCCGCGAAATGGCTGGACGAAGACGAAAAGCGCGTGCTGACGGCCAATATCGAAGCGGAGAACCGGGCCAAGGCCTCGAGCCCCCACAGCATTGCCGGAACCCTGACGGACCGCCGGGTCTGGCTGATGTGCCTGATCTATTTCTGCTTCGTGCTTGGGCAATACGGCCTGAATTTCTGGATGCCGTCCATCGTGAAGGCCTCGGGCGTCACCGGAAACCTCAATATCGGCCTGATTTCCGCGATCCCCTATATCTGCACCTTCTTCGCCATGCTGGCGCTCGGACGCTCCGCCGACCGGCTGCGCGAACGGCGGTGGCACCTCGTCATCCCCGCCATCATCGCCGCTGGTGGTTTTGTCGCGGCAACGACGGCGACAAGCACGACCGTCTCAATCGTCTGCCTGTCGCTGGCCGCCGCGGGCGCCATCAGTTGCGCGCCACTCTTCTGGTCGCTTCCGACGGCATTTCTCGCCGGCACGGGCGCTGCCGCCGGCATTGCCTGGATCAATTCGGTCGGCAACCTCGCCGGGTTCCTCGGGCCGTTTCTGGTCGGCTATCTGAAGGACTTCACCGGCACCAACAGCGCCGGCATGTATCTTCTGGCCGCAGCGCTGGTGATCGGTTCGCTGGCCGTGTTGACGGTGCCAGCGAAAACCGTCAATCGCTAGACATCGCCCCCTCCGGGTGGACGCATCCGGAGGGGCAGCTCTTCCCCTCACAAGACTGGAGAACATCGTCATGTCACCGCTTGCTGAAAACTCAGGCCCCGCCGTTGTCGCGGCCGTCATCGGTCTTGGTTCCATGGGGCTTGGAATGGCCCGGTCGATGAAGCGCGCAGGTCTCGACGTTGTTGGCTATGACATCACGCCTGCGGCGGTGGATCGCTTCATCGCCGACGGCGGACGTGGCGCAGCAACACTCGCCGGCGCGGCAAAGGACGCCGACATTGTCGTTTCCGTGGTCGTCAACGGCGCGCAGACCGATGCCGTGCTGTTCGGCCCGCACGGCGTCGCGGGCACGATGAAGCCCGGAGCCGTCTTCATCTCGTCGGCAACCATGGATCCCGCTGTCGCGCGTGATCTGGCGCAACGGGTGGAGGCCCTCGGCCTGCATTATCTCGACGCGCCGATTTCGGGCGGCGCGGCCAAGGCGGCGCGTGGCGAACTGACGATCATGGCCTCCGGCTCCAAACAGGCTTTCGACACGGCCCGCCCGGGTCTCGACGCCATGGCCGGCAAGGTCTACGAGCTCGGCGACGCGGCCGGAACTGGTGCTGCCTTCAAGATGATCAACCAGCTTCTCGCCGGCGTGCACATCGCAGCCGCCTGCGAGGCCATAACCTTCGCCGCTAAGCAGGGCCTGGACCTCGACAAGGTCTATGAGGTGATCACGGCTTCGGCCGGCAATTCATGGATGTTCGAAAACCGCGTGCCGCATGTGCTGGCCGGAGACTATACTCCCCTCAGCAGTATCGAGATTTTCGTCAAGGACCTCGGCATCGTCCAGGATATGGCCCGCTCGGAGCGCTATCCGGTGCCGCTGGCGGCCGCTGCCCTGCAGATGTATCTCGCCGCCTCGGGTGCCGGCATGGGCCGTGACGACGATTCCTCGCTTGCGCGCCTCTACGCCCAGCTCTCGGGCGCAACATTGCCCGGTGCGGCCAAAGAGCCAGAGAAGCCGTAAAGGAACGCCAACATGCCGGTTTTCGCCGCCAATCTGACGATGATGTTCAACGAATGGCCGTTCCTCGACCGCTTCGACGCCGCGGCCGATGCCGGCTTTTCCGCCGTCGAATATCTCTTTCCCTATGAAGCTACGCCGGAGGCAATCGCCGAGCGGCTTGCTCGCAACAATCTGCAGCAGGCCTTGTTCAACCTGCCGCCGGGCGACTGGGCAGCCGGCGAGCGGGGTATCGCGGCCCTTCCCGGACGGTTCGAAGCATTGAAGTCGGATGTGGAGCGGGCGCTGGACTATGCGGCAGCGACAGGCGTGAAGCGGCTGCATCTGATGGCCGGTCACGCCGACCCTCATGACGAGGACGCGGCATCCCGTTATCGGCAATCCGTGAGCTATGCGGCAGGCCGCGTCGCCGAAAGCGGCATTGACCTGCTGCTGGAGCCCATCAACGGCCGCAACATGCCGGGATATTTGCTCAATGATTTCGGTATCGCGGAAAAGCTGATCGCGGACCTGGGCTTGCCTAACCTGAAGCTTCAGTTCGACATCTATCATCGCCAGATCCTTCACGGCGACGTCGTCATGGCCTTGCGCCGCCTCCTGCCGATCATCGGCCACATCCAGATTGCCAGTGTGCCGTCACGCAACGAGCCGGACGGGGAGGAGTTGAACTATCCCTATCTGTTCGAGGAAATCGACCGGATCGGTTACGGCGGCTTTGTCGGCTGCGAATACATCCCCAGGGGCCACACGCTGGACGGCCTCGAGTGGTTCAGACCTTTTGCACGGAGCTAGCTGATGACCATCCTGCTTGGATCGATCGCCGACGACTACACGGGCGCGTCAGATCTCGCCAACACGCTGACCAGAAACGGCCTTCGCACCGTGCAGACGGTCGGCATTCCCGACCCGTCCCTGGCGCTGCCGGACGTCGACGCGGTCGTCGTCTCGCTGAAAATCCGCTCGGTCGCGGCCGCTGACGCCGTGGCTGCGGCGACGCAAGCCGAACGGTGGCTGCGCAAGCGGGGGGCGGCCCACGTGCTTTACAAGATCTGCTCGACCTTCGATTCCACCGATGCCGGCAATATCGGTCCGGTGACGGAGGCCCTGAGTGCTACCGCCGGCGGCGGTTTGGTGCTGGTTACGCCCGCCTTTCCGGAAACGGGACGCACCGTCTATCTCGGCCATCTTTTCGTCGGCGGGCAACCGCTGAACGAAAGCCCGCTCAAGGATCATCCCCTCAACCCGATGCACGACGCCAATCTGGTGCGGGTCCTCGCTCGGCAATCGCGCGGCGCCATCGGGCTTGTCGATCTGGCGGCCGTCGCGGCCGGACCCGGCGCCGTCAAGGCGAGGCTCGATGCCCTGCGCACGGCCGGCGTCACCGCGGCCATCGCCGATGCGATTTTCGAGCGGGATCTTGAAACGCTCGGCGAAATGGCGCTCGAAACTCCGGTGTCCACCGGCGCATCGGGCCTCGGGCTTGGCCTTGCCCGCGCGCTCGTCCGCTCCGGCCGGGTATCTTCCGCGGTCACGACAACGGCGGACGCCATTCGCCCCGTCGGCGGGCTTTCCGCGGTCGTTGCCGGCAGTTGTTCCAAGGCAACGCTGCGCCAACTCGACGTCGCCGAACGGTCGATGCCCCTTCTGCGGCTCGACCCGGAAAAACTGCTTGCCGGTCCGGACGAAATTTCCGCGGCGATTTCCTGGGCCGGAGACCGCATTTCCGCCGGCCCCGTCGTCGTCGCCGCGAGTGCGTCGCCGGAAACCGTGTCCCGGCTGCAATCGCAATACGGACGTGAGGCCTCCGGCCACGCGATCGAAACCGCGACGTCGGTCATCGCCGCCGAACTGGTGGCAAGAGGCGTGCGGCGCCTGGTCGTCGCCGGCGGCGAAACCTCGGGTGCCGCGGTCGACAGGCTCGCCATTCCCGCATTTCTGATCGGCCCGGAGATTGCGCCCGGTGTGCCGGTGCTGCGCACGGTCGGCAATGCGCAGGGCGACATGCTGCTGGCGCTGAAATCAGGAAACTTCGGAGGCGACGATTTCTTCATCGCCGCGCTGGCGATGATGCACTGACGGGGGAGGGGGGCTGCGCCTCAGCTCTTACAGCGCCGCGCGGCAAATATGACCCAAGACAGGGGTGTGGGGACACCCCCCTCTGCCCTGCCGGGCATCTCCCCCTCAAGGGGGGAGATGTCACGAAGTGACGGAGAGGGGGGATGCCCAACACTGTCGGTACTGTGAGATATGACGCGCAAAGGACGCCGGAGCAACCTCAACTGGTCGCATCGAACCCCGTCGCCGCCACGCTGTTCACCCGCCATCCGCTGATCCACAGATCCCGCAAGCCGTCGCCTTCGCCGCGAAAATGGCTGTCCGTCGCCTCGCAATGTTCCACCCGGTCGGCACGGAAATTGCGGATGGCGGTGCGCAGTTCGCACCAGGCGACCACTACCGCCGTC
This genomic window contains:
- a CDS encoding carbohydrate ABC transporter permease — its product is MTTTVKSEDAVLTDDVQGMTYLNRLPRRIVMVYLPMAVFVFVLLFPFYWMAITAVKPNSQLTDYNNYSPFWVVGPTLDHIKYLLFETSYPGWLWNTMLVATCATFLSLAASVFAAYAIERVRFSGSRPVGLMIFLAYLVPPSILFIPLAFIVFKFGIYDSKLALIFTYPTFLIPFCTWLLMGYFRSIPFELEESALVDGATRWQILIKIILPLAVPGLISAGIFAFTLSWNEFIYALTFIQSSENKTVPVGVLTELVRGDVFEWGALMAGALFGSLPVVILYSFFVDYYVSSMTGAVKE
- a CDS encoding aldolase — encoded protein: MSDARLREEICRYGRSLFERGLTPGSSGNISQRLEDGGWLVTPTNASLGFLDPARISRLDAEGRLLSGDKPTKEIPLHTALYDTRGSARAIVHLHSTHAVALTMLPEIDPRAALPPMTPYYLMRAGETALVPYYRPGDPAVADAIRGLAGKYSSVLLANHGPVVAGDSLEAAVFATEELEETAKLYLLLRNLNPRYLSPAQVADLTKTFGLDLPSHHDHDHD
- a CDS encoding LacI family DNA-binding transcriptional regulator, which codes for MEFKHQATVTLAEVADAAGVGESTVSRVLRNHGSFSGKTRDRVMAAVERLGYVPNRIAGTLASTGSRLVAFVIPSLSNIVFPDVLRGASAILEENRYQAVFSVTDYDPEKEEALAAAMLAWRPAAVMLAGYEHTEGTVKMLRASGCRIVEMLDVDGNALDMAVGFSNRAAGRESAAFLFKRGYRRIGYVGHDLNRDTRAGKRFSGFCETLAAGDAPLADREILSGASSVENGRLGLELLLARTPDLDAVYFSNDDMALGGYFHCLARGISIPSQLAIFGYNGLDIGRATPQPLSTIRTPRVATGQVAAQLVVTNAPPQVVDLGFELIEGATA
- a CDS encoding MFS transporter, which gives rise to MTLQTQAPVDGAYAAQAVEDRAYGKVFWRIVPFLMLCYVVAYLDRVNVGFAKLQMSSELGLSEAAYGIGAGIFFIGYFLFEVPSNIIMNKVGARVWIARIMVTWGIISAAFMFTSSETVFYVLRFLLGVAEAGFFPGIILYLTSWYPAHRRAKIITTFMSAIPISAIFGNPLSGLLMDSFHGTHGLSGWQWMFLIEAIPAILFGVATFFYLDDNIRAAKWLDEDEKRVLTANIEAENRAKASSPHSIAGTLTDRRVWLMCLIYFCFVLGQYGLNFWMPSIVKASGVTGNLNIGLISAIPYICTFFAMLALGRSADRLRERRWHLVIPAIIAAGGFVAATTATSTTVSIVCLSLAAAGAISCAPLFWSLPTAFLAGTGAAAGIAWINSVGNLAGFLGPFLVGYLKDFTGTNSAGMYLLAAALVIGSLAVLTVPAKTVNR
- the ltnD gene encoding L-threonate dehydrogenase, whose amino-acid sequence is MSPLAENSGPAVVAAVIGLGSMGLGMARSMKRAGLDVVGYDITPAAVDRFIADGGRGAATLAGAAKDADIVVSVVVNGAQTDAVLFGPHGVAGTMKPGAVFISSATMDPAVARDLAQRVEALGLHYLDAPISGGAAKAARGELTIMASGSKQAFDTARPGLDAMAGKVYELGDAAGTGAAFKMINQLLAGVHIAAACEAITFAAKQGLDLDKVYEVITASAGNSWMFENRVPHVLAGDYTPLSSIEIFVKDLGIVQDMARSERYPVPLAAAALQMYLAASGAGMGRDDDSSLARLYAQLSGATLPGAAKEPEKP
- the otnI gene encoding 2-oxo-tetronate isomerase, whose protein sequence is MPVFAANLTMMFNEWPFLDRFDAAADAGFSAVEYLFPYEATPEAIAERLARNNLQQALFNLPPGDWAAGERGIAALPGRFEALKSDVERALDYAAATGVKRLHLMAGHADPHDEDAASRYRQSVSYAAGRVAESGIDLLLEPINGRNMPGYLLNDFGIAEKLIADLGLPNLKLQFDIYHRQILHGDVVMALRRLLPIIGHIQIASVPSRNEPDGEELNYPYLFEEIDRIGYGGFVGCEYIPRGHTLDGLEWFRPFARS
- the otnK gene encoding 3-oxo-tetronate kinase, with the protein product MTILLGSIADDYTGASDLANTLTRNGLRTVQTVGIPDPSLALPDVDAVVVSLKIRSVAAADAVAAATQAERWLRKRGAAHVLYKICSTFDSTDAGNIGPVTEALSATAGGGLVLVTPAFPETGRTVYLGHLFVGGQPLNESPLKDHPLNPMHDANLVRVLARQSRGAIGLVDLAAVAAGPGAVKARLDALRTAGVTAAIADAIFERDLETLGEMALETPVSTGASGLGLGLARALVRSGRVSSAVTTTADAIRPVGGLSAVVAGSCSKATLRQLDVAERSMPLLRLDPEKLLAGPDEISAAISWAGDRISAGPVVVAASASPETVSRLQSQYGREASGHAIETATSVIAAELVARGVRRLVVAGGETSGAAVDRLAIPAFLIGPEIAPGVPVLRTVGNAQGDMLLALKSGNFGGDDFFIAALAMMH